In Malus sylvestris chromosome 16, drMalSylv7.2, whole genome shotgun sequence, the following are encoded in one genomic region:
- the LOC126606240 gene encoding transcription termination factor MTEF1, chloroplastic-like: MIRHLQPQTFLPQASLSPTPKPSMNPNPIPKSISNSLRPTLNSPNYPSLSHHPSTSADPGLLFREKVLYLETHLNVDSQKALHQNPDFRSCPLSSLKSVEGCLSSMGIERSAQGRILDMYPQLLTVDPHTALYPIFDFLLTEVRIPFPDIRKSIIRCPRLLVSHLDYQLRPALKFLTELGFSGRSSITCQTTVLLVSSVQFTLLPKIEYLQSLGLSYEEVVNMVIRSPGLLTFSINNNYKPKVDFFLEEMKRDVGELKRFPQYFSFSLEGKIKPRHRLLVEHGFSLPLREMLKVSDGEFNARLIEMRLGSAEGSWV, encoded by the coding sequence ATGATTCGCCATCTCCAACCTCAAACCTTCCTTCCCCAAGCTTCTCTCAGTCCAACTCCAAAACCCTCCATGAACCCTAACCCTATCCCCAAATCAATCTCCAACTCCCTCAGGCCGACTCTCAATTCGCCAAATTATCCCTCACTTTCCCACCACCCAAGCACCTCCGCCGACCCCGGCCTCCTCTTCCGCGAAAAGGTCCTCTACTTAGAAACCCACCTCAACGTCGATTCCCAAAAGGCCCTCCACCAAAACCCAGATTTCCGCTCCTGCCCCCTCTCCTCCCTCAAGTCCGTTGAGGGATGCCTCTCCTCCATGGGCATCGAGCGCTCCGCCCAGGGTCGGATCCTCGACATGTACCCACAGCTCCTCACCGTGGACCCGCACACTGCCCTCTATCCAATCTTCGATTTCCTCCTCACCGAGGTCCGAATCCCCTTTCCGGATATCCGGAAGTCCATAATCCGGTGCCCGAGGCTCCTAGTCTCCCACTTGGACTACCAATTGCGACCCGCATTGAAGTTCCTGACCGAATTGGGGTTTTCGGGGCGGAGCTCCATCACGTGCCAGACGACAGTGCTGCTGGTTTCGAGCGTGCAATTTACCCTTTTGCCCAAGATTGAGTATTTGCAGAGCTTGGGGCTGAGCTACGAGGAGGTGGTGAACATGGTGATAAGGTCGCCGGGGCTGTTGACTTTCAGCATTAACAACAATTACAAGCCGAAAGTTGACTTTTTTCTGGAGGAGATGAAGAGGGACGTGGGGGAACTGAAGAGGTTTCCGCAGTACTTTTCGTTTAGTTTGGAAGGGAAGATTAAGCCGAGGCACCGGTTGCTGGTGGAGCACGGCTTTTCGCTGCCGCTGCGGGAGATGCTGAAGGTCAGCGACGGCGAGTTTAACGCCCGGCTGATTGAGATGCGGTTGGGATCCGCGGAGGGCAGCTGGGTCTAA
- the LOC126606802 gene encoding transcription factor CSA-like, translating to MMANNGAIYATENANVLSCFSSSSSSSPSSMGMVYADMGSLSLRSNCGVYSSVSSQDNSYISKLSEPENGRAFWGFPSTRSYEDHHNSSDMKGSEYTSSDHDKNPNESGVSVSERETENGRSKLCARGHWRPAEDSKLKELVTLYGPQNWNLIAEKLEGRSGKSCRLRWFNQLDPRINRRAFTEEEEEKLMQAHRIYGNKWAMIARLFPGRTDNALKNHWHVIMARKYRKQSSAYRRKLNQTVYRSVDENPRVNAASRSTEPPPPYVGLSLPNGGLSGGSSISDFSYGTSYYGGVGCGVGYYGSNGSQNLISLGEEEAITRKKLLSYNNSGFCSQQQRTPFEFFPGRKSNEVMGMMSQSRCRDGSGEVEDHSCGDMYTHHPPPYMNMMAMQESNFHSLVHQSYSYSSCQVSGGKPSPSSSASDRVIGSGGGHRETSIPPPPFFDFLGVGGR from the exons ATGATGGCCAACAATGGTGCTATATATGCAACAGAAAACGCAAATGTCTTAAGCtgtttctcctcctcctcctcttcttccccttcttcaaTGGGAATGGTTTATGCGGACATGGGCTCTCTTTCTCTGAGATCCAACTGTGGGGTATATTCATCAGTTTCTTCCCAGGACAACAGCTACATCTCTAAGCTTTCTGAACCAGAAAATGGGAGGGCTTTCTGGGGTTTTCCTTCTACCAGAAGTTATGAGGATCACCACAACAGCAGTGACATGAAGGGCTCAGAATATACCAGCAGTGATCATGATAAGAATCCTAATGAGAGTGGGGTGAGTGTTAGTGAGAGGGAAACAGAAAATGGGCGATCAAAACTGTGTGCCAGAGGGCATTGGAGGCCTGCTGAGGATTCCAAGCTCAAGGAGCTTGTGACTCTTTATGGCCCTCAGAACTGGAACCTTATTGCAGAGAAGCTGGAAGGAAGATCAG GTAAGAGCTGCAGATTAAGATGGTTTAACCAGCTGGACCCAAGAATCAACAGAAGAGCTTTTactgaggaggaagaagaaaaactaATGCAAGCTCATAGAATATATGGCAACAAGTGGGCCATGATAGCCAGGCTCTTTCCTGGAAGAACTGATAATGCTTTGAAGAACCATTGGCATGTTATCATGGCCAGGAAGTACAGAAAGCAATCCAGTGCTTATCGGAGGAAGCTAAACCAAACTGTTTACAGAAGCGTGGACGAAAATCCAAGGGTCAATGCAGCCTCGAGGAGTACCGAACCTCCGCCACCTTACGTTGGTCTCAGTCTCCCCAATGGCGGCCTCAGCGGCGGTAGTTCTATATCGGATTTTTCATATGGAACAAGCTATtatggtggtgttggttgtgggGTTGGTTATTATGGCTCAAATGGTTCACAAAACTTGATTAGTttgggagaagaagaagcaatcacaaggaaaaaaTTGCTTTCTTATAATAATAGTGGATTTTGCTCACAACAACAACGAACTCCTTTTGAATTCTTCCCTG GTCGGAAGAGCAATGAGGTGATGGGGATGATGAGCCAGAGCAGATGTCGGGATGGTTCAGGTGAGGTGGAGGATCATTCATGCGGGGATATGTACACccaccatccaccaccatacATGAATATGATGGCAATGCAAGAGTCAAACTTCCACAGCCTTGTTCATCAAAGCTACTCATATTCTTCATGTCAAGTTTCCGGCGGCAAACCCTCACCATCCTCATCAGCATCTGACAGAGTTATTGGCAGCGGCGGCGGCCACCGTGAGACGAGCATTCCACCACCGCCATTCTTTGATTTTCTTGGGGTGGGAGGCAGATGA
- the LOC126608938 gene encoding cyclic dof factor 2-like: MSSEGEGGGGHTIKLFGKTIPLAMAPLNRESSSAIDEPCGSVDHDVAATACGGGGGGAEDCSETRQKLSSSSSAATNSGEDNLEREGDAQQEETKSGKELAADKQDADTSDLITEDLKAPTTSSGISENPKTPSADRETSCKNGDQSETSSSQDKTLKKPDKILPCPRCNSMDTKFCYYNNYNVNQPRHFCKNCQRYWTAGGIMRNVPVGAGRRKNKNSSASQFHHVLMSDAFQAAHASAANGVHNATLGSNGTVLNFGSDSPLCESMASVLNLAEKNQNCMQNGFRGPEQRLLVSPTAGDNGDDRSSGSSITASNSTERGGKANLQEPSAQKCQSFPPQVPCFPGSPWPYPCNSAQWASAMPPPGFCHSGFPMAFYPAPPYWGCTVPGSWNVPCLSPSSTLSHCTTSSGPNSPTLGKHSRDEDIPNPSSSENEEPAKDYSSERCVWIPKTLRIDDSNEAARSSAWATLGIRNERGNCANEGGGHFKAFQSKGDEKSPAVEASRALQSNPAAFSRSLNFHERT, translated from the exons ATGTCGtcggagggtgaaggaggaggAGGCCACACGATAAAGCTGTTCGGAAAGACTATACCTTTGGCTATGGCGCCACTGAACCGTGAGTCTTCTTCCGCCATTGACGAACCTTGTGGATCGGTGGACCATGATGTCGCCGCCACTGCTTGTGGCGGGGGTGGGGGCGGTGCTGAAGACTGTTCTGAAACCAGGCAGAAgctttcctcctcttcttcagcTGCTACCAATTCAGGGGAAGATAACTTGGAGAGGGAAGGAGATGCACAACAAGAG GAAACAAAATCAGGAAAAGAACTGGCAGCTGATAAACAGGATGCTGATACCTCAGATCTAATCACAGAAGACCTAAAAGCTCCTACAACATCATCCGGAATTAGCGAGAATCCTAAAACTCCTTCAGCTGATAGAGAAACTTCATGTAAGAATGGAGACCAGAGCGAGACTAGTAGCTCACAAGATAAGACTCTGAAGAAGCCAGACAAGATACTTCCATGCCCTCGATGTAATAGTATGGACACCAAGTTCTGTTACTACAACAACTACAATGTTAACCAGCCTCGCCATTTCTGCAAGAACTGCCAGAGATATTGGACTGCTGGAGGAATCATGAGGAATGTGCCGGTGGGTGCTGGTCGTCGCAAGAATAAGAACTCTTCAGCTTCACAGTTTCATCACGTATTAATGTCAGATGCTTTCCAAGCAGCTCATGCTAGCGCTGCAAATGGTGTGCACAATGCTACTTTGGGAAGCAACGGCACTGTCCTTAACTTTGGTTCAGATTCTCCTCTTTGTGAATCAATGGCTTCTGTGTTGAACCTTGCAGAGAAAAACCAAaattgtatgcaaaatggattTCGTGGACCCGAACAAAGACTCCTAGTTTCTCCCACTGCTGGAGATAATGGGGACGACCGCTCAAGTGGATCATCCATTACAGCTTCAAATTCGACAGAGAGAGGAGGCAAAGCTAATTTACAAGAGCCTTCAGCTCAAAAGTGTCAAAGCTTCCCTCCTCAAGTACCATGCTTTCCGGGTTCCCCCTGGCCTTATCCATGCAACTCAGCTCAGTGGGCCTCTGCAATGCCTCCACCGGGCTTCTGCCATTCAGGCTTTCCGATGGCATTCTACCCTGCACCACCATATTGGGGCTGCACTGTGCCGGGCTCTTGGAATGTACCATGTCTCTCACCGTCCTCTACTCTTAGCCATTGCACTACAAGCTCCGGTCCAAATTCCCCAACCTTAGGGAAACATTCAAGAGACGAGGACATTCCTAATCCATCCAGCTCTGAGAATGAAGAGCCCGCGAAAGATTACAGTTCCGAAAGATGTGTTTGGATCCCAAAAACATTAAGGATCGATGATTCTAATGAGGCTGCAAGAAGCTCTGCATGGGCAACGCTTGGCATTAGGAATGAAAGGGGAAATTGTGCTAACGAGGGAGGAGGTCATTTCAAGGCATTTCAATCAAAGGGAGATGAGAAAAGTCCCGcagttgaagcttctcgagcgtTGCAATCGAATCCTGCAGCGTTTTCCCGGTCACTCAACTTCCATGAGAGAACATGA